The Syntrophotalea acetylenivorans genome contains the following window.
TCGTTGATGCCCGGAATCAAGGGAAGGCGAATTCTTAATGGGATGCCGAGATCGGAGACCTTGCGTATGTTTTCCAAAATCAACCGATTAGAAACACCGGTAACTTTTTTGTGTTCCTCATCATCCATGTGTTTGATGTCCGCCAGCACCAGATCGACGTATTCCAATATCGGTTCGTACACTTCCCAGCTTGCAAATGAACTTGTTTCAATAGCGGTATGGATCCCCCGGCTCTGAGCTTCTTTCAGGGCAGCCTTTAGAAACTGTGGCTGGGCCAGCGGCTCCCCTCCGGAGAAGGTGATGCCGCCACCGCTTTCTTCATAGAACTCACGATCCTTTTCCACCATCTCCATCAATTCCGGAACGGTGACATAGCGGCCAAGGATGTTGATTGCACCTGCGTAACAGAATTTGGAGCACTCGCCGCAAAGGGTGCAGCGGTCCCGATCGATAGTCAGACCTGATTGATCGTGCTTCCCATCGCCGATGGCATCCTGCGGGCAGACAGTTCGACATTTTCCGCAACCGATACAGTTGTTCGGAACAAAATTACTTTCAGGCTGCGGTGAAAGAGATTCGGGATTTGAACACCAGAGACATTGCAGCGGACAACCTTTGAGAAAGACATTGGTACGAATACCGCCGCCGTCATGAGTGGCAAATTTCTGAACATCGAAGACCAGGCCCGTCAGGCCTTCTCCACGATTAGCTATGTTGAAATCCAGAACTTTCTCTCTCCAGTTCATGATCTACTCCAGTCTCGGTGTTCCGGTGGGTTTAAGGAGTGCCGGACCCTCGCAGGTCCGGCACTTGTTCTACCTGGGCAAGCAGTGTTTAAAAGATCTGCTCGGTACGGGACATGATGTCGTCCTGCAGGGACTTGTCCAGCGCGGTGAAGAAAGCGCTGTACCCGGCCACCCGAACTACGAGGCTGCTGTATTCTTCAGGTTTTTCCTGAGCTTCTTCCATGGTTTTGCGGTCAATGACGTTGTACTGAACATGGAAGCCGCCGTTCTTGAAGTAGGTTTCAGTTACAGCGATCAGGTTGCGCAGACCCTCTTCCCCCTTAACGGCGTTGGGATGGAATTTCTGGTTGAGCAGGGTGCCGTTAGAGGTGACTTCGTGGTCGAGTTTGGCGACGGATTTAACCGAAGCGGTCGGACCGGCGATATCAACACCACCGGAGGGAGAAACACCGTCAGCCAGCGGAGAGCCTTTTTTGCGGCCATCCGGAGTCGCTTCACAGACAGAACCGAACGGAACGTTGGCGGAAGCGGGATAGAGACCGGGCTGATACTGGCCACCACGGGGGTTGGTGTACTTGTTGACTTCGGCGCAGTAAATGTTGGCCGATTGGACGGCGACTTCGTCAGCGTAGTCATCATCGTTGCCGTACTTGGGAGCACGGTTGATGAGCATCTGGCGGACTTCCTCGGCGCCCTCGTAGTCGTTGTCGATAATCTCCTTCAACTCAACCAAGCTGATGGCGTTATCTTCGAAGCACAGCTTCTTGACGGCGGTCAGAGCATCGCCGGCATTGGCAACGCCAACCCCTTGGGGACCGGTGAAGTTGTAGATGGCGCCGCCTTCCTGAAGGGACTTGCCGCGGCCGATGCAGTCTTCAACCAGGCTGGACAGGAACGGCAGGGGCATATTTTGACCGTGGGCCGCATCAACCATGTTGTCGGCGTGGGCCATCAAACCAACGAAATACTCCATTTGCTTGGTGTAAGCGGCAATAACATCGTCGAAAGACTTCATTTCGTCGACGGTACCGGTCTTGAGACCGACCTGCATTCCGGTGCGCTTGTCATAGCCGTTGTTGAGGGTCAGCTCGACGACCTTGGCCATGTTGAAGAATGCGGCATCGTGCCAGCCTTCGGTCTTGCCGCCAACCTGGGGCTCAACACAACCGATGATGCCGTAGTCACGGGCATCTTCCAGAGACAGGCCACGAGCCAACAAAGCCGGGATGATGATGCGGTCGTTGAAGTAGGCCGGTACGCCCAGACCCATGCGGCTAAGTTCGGCGGCTTTCATGTAAAGCACTTCCGGAGTGTTTTCATGGATGCGGACCGACAGCGAAGGTGCGTAAAGCTTGGTGTTAGCCGCAGCCTGCAGCAACATCAAGGACAATTCGTTGGTAGCATCAAGCCCGTCGCGATCCTGGCCGCCGACAATGATATTCATGAACATCGGGTAGCCGGCAAAGGCCATGGTGGAAACTTCGTCACGCACCTTGTTCAGGCTGTTCATCTTCAGCCAGATCAGGTCGAGGACTTCCTGAACCTGCTCGGAAGACATGGAGTCTTTGCTGGCTGCGTAGAAGGGATAGCAGTACTGGTCAAAGCGCATGGGAGAGATGGAGTGGCCGTTCGATTCGATCTGAATGATCAGGTGTACGAACCAGAAAGCCTGGACTGCTTCCATGAAGGTTTCCGCGGGTTGGGCAGGTACCTTGCGGCAGATGCGGGCAATCTCCAGCAGTTCGGCTTTGCGGGTGGCATCCTGCTCGGCCGCAGCCAAACGCTCAGCTTCGTCGGCATAACGGTTGGCGAAGGCGATAACGGCCTTGTTGGCGATGATGGTCGAGTCCAGGAAGTGCAGGGACTTCATCTGGTCCGCCTGGGTGAAATCGAATTTTTCCTTGGCCGCTTCAGCTTCGGCGATGACTGCATCAAGGCCTTCGCTCATGACCTTGCCGTAATTTGCCGAGATATGGCCGACACCGTTGAACCAGTAGTTGCCGACGGTGTAGACGACAGCGTCACCGGCATCGAGTGCTTCTTGCTTCATCATAGAAGCGGCGATTTCGTGGTTGGTCTTGCCTTTCCAGTAGGGAAACACGTCTTCGCGCAGGGTTTTCTTGACATCTTCGCTGATCAAGAAGACGTCGGCGCTGCGCTTGGCCAGGCGATCGAGCTCACCTTCCAACCACTCGCAAGAGAATTCGGGATAAACAGGGGCGGAACGGGGCATGCTGCACTGATTGCCGACGATCAATTCATCGTCTTCGATGCGAATCGACATCCCCAGGAGAATCTTTTCCAGGGCCTTGGCGCGGCGGATGCTCATGGGCTTGCCTTCGGTCTCCTTGTAAGACTCGGTGATGAGCTTGGCCCGCTCGGCGCAGATTTCCGGAGTGGTGGCCAGGAATTTGGCCTTGATCTTCTCGACTCTTTCGCTAGGACCATGTTTTGCGACTGCAGGATCAACTTTTACGATAGTAGACATCTGTTTCTCCTTCAAAGTGTGG
Protein-coding sequences here:
- a CDS encoding glycyl-radical enzyme activating protein, giving the protein MNWREKVLDFNIANRGEGLTGLVFDVQKFATHDGGGIRTNVFLKGCPLQCLWCSNPESLSPQPESNFVPNNCIGCGKCRTVCPQDAIGDGKHDQSGLTIDRDRCTLCGECSKFCYAGAINILGRYVTVPELMEMVEKDREFYEESGGGITFSGGEPLAQPQFLKAALKEAQSRGIHTAIETSSFASWEVYEPILEYVDLVLADIKHMDDEEHKKVTGVSNRLILENIRKVSDLGIPLRIRLPLIPGINDSDSNLNAVADFVQQLNNVQSLDILPYHRLGEMKWRQLDFSYPLEGLEPPTLEQVKERISCLQDRSFKVSIGG
- a CDS encoding glycyl radical protein, whose translation is MSTIVKVDPAVAKHGPSERVEKIKAKFLATTPEICAERAKLITESYKETEGKPMSIRRAKALEKILLGMSIRIEDDELIVGNQCSMPRSAPVYPEFSCEWLEGELDRLAKRSADVFLISEDVKKTLREDVFPYWKGKTNHEIAASMMKQEALDAGDAVVYTVGNYWFNGVGHISANYGKVMSEGLDAVIAEAEAAKEKFDFTQADQMKSLHFLDSTIIANKAVIAFANRYADEAERLAAAEQDATRKAELLEIARICRKVPAQPAETFMEAVQAFWFVHLIIQIESNGHSISPMRFDQYCYPFYAASKDSMSSEQVQEVLDLIWLKMNSLNKVRDEVSTMAFAGYPMFMNIIVGGQDRDGLDATNELSLMLLQAAANTKLYAPSLSVRIHENTPEVLYMKAAELSRMGLGVPAYFNDRIIIPALLARGLSLEDARDYGIIGCVEPQVGGKTEGWHDAAFFNMAKVVELTLNNGYDKRTGMQVGLKTGTVDEMKSFDDVIAAYTKQMEYFVGLMAHADNMVDAAHGQNMPLPFLSSLVEDCIGRGKSLQEGGAIYNFTGPQGVGVANAGDALTAVKKLCFEDNAISLVELKEIIDNDYEGAEEVRQMLINRAPKYGNDDDYADEVAVQSANIYCAEVNKYTNPRGGQYQPGLYPASANVPFGSVCEATPDGRKKGSPLADGVSPSGGVDIAGPTASVKSVAKLDHEVTSNGTLLNQKFHPNAVKGEEGLRNLIAVTETYFKNGGFHVQYNVIDRKTMEEAQEKPEEYSSLVVRVAGYSAFFTALDKSLQDDIMSRTEQIF